The nucleotide window CAGTCTCTGAGGTGACCCAGGTGATGATTTAGTTGTTTCATGTATTTCCTTAACTCTTATCTGGTGACTATTTTCGTGGTAGGGAActtgattttctttattgacATTGCATTGCAGACACCAGAGGTGCTTGAGTTGTCAAAGCAAATTAAGGAGAAGTTGAAAGAAGCAGATCAATATGGTAACACATGTTTCTTATCtatgaatttttcttttctgttgaGTGTTTTAGAACTTGTTGGATTGTTTCAATTGAAGATAGCTCTAGGAATTGGCTCTTTCTCCATTTGCTTGTTGTTTTGTAATGTCTTGCTTACTTCTTGGTTAAAGTTCCCCATCTTTGTGTTTTGTGGATTACTGTACACTAGGTGGCAAAATTTTGCATTTACTTGCCACGTGAGGTGTGTTAAACCATGCATTAACAACGAAGATGACTTGGACAGGTGCTAACATCCTACATCAGGATTTAAATTAGCTGTAGGAAGTATCATGTGTAGCATGCAACCTTATGTAGATCTGTTGAATTAATCTTTCCAGTATTGCGACTTTGGCTGTGAGAATTtgtatgaattgtataatatatcGGTTGCCTTtaaactttgtttatatatttattaattgctATGTATAGCAGAGACCttcaataaaatatgattttaatatataaaaaaataaatcttataatgGACCAAAACACACTGATTTGATTCTTTATTGCAGATTTTGAAGGCAAGACAGATTTTAAGATCCGAGCTTTGGAAGTGGTAGAAGAACTCAGAACAAAAAGAGCGGACAAACAGGTATGTAACAGCTTCTTGGGATAAATAATATTGGTTTTATCTCATCATGTTGTTTCCTATTCAATTGTAATGCCATATGATTTGGAGCCTGTAAAGATGTTTAAAGGtttcatctatatatttatagaacAATGTCTTGATGTTCATCCATGTGTGGTTTTGCTTATTTGACAGTCTATGCTGCTTTTGGATGCCTTCAACAAAGACAGAGCATCTTTGCCTCAACCCCTCCAAAACCCACCACCATTGGCACCCTTGCCTATACCTGCGCCTGATGCTCGTACACAAGAAATGATAAATGAGAAGCTGAAGAAGGCAGAAGATCTTGGTGAGTCACTCGTTCATTAATCATGGTTGATTGTTATGGGCATGGATTAATGCTGGGATTTTTTAAACTGCATTTTTACACTTCTAAGCATGGCTTACTATCAAATTTTTGCCAAATTCTTTACCTTTTAAAGGTAATTTAATGTACACattcttttaactttttgttttGATCAGTTAGCTTCTTTGTAACACTGCAGGGAGATCACTAATCTCCTATTATATTCGTAAACTGCCATCAgtgtgaaattttatatttatataactcatGGTTGATATGAGCTACCATGGGTAGATAGGAGTGGCTAATATTTCGTATAATGCTTTTGAGAATTGATAGTGCTTGTTGGCATGCATGGCAGTTTCTTGGACGTAAGGCTGTAttctattaataattatttttgtccATATAAAactgaacttttttttttttataggctGGACAACTTTGGTTtttgttggagactcaaataaagaagagtcccacatctaataaacttaagtaaaatgtgtggtatataagtgttgtaaattggaccttaacacaaactaattggttttgtgtaatatgagtttcaataagcccaatatatatttccgacatggtatcagagcacgagccaaacggcgggtttaacagcctaagtgttctTGGATATAAGTGACAATGCACTTAGCCAAAAATCAGCTGAGCCGAAAGGCAGGTCTAACAACCTAGGtgtttgcacttaagcgggggtgttagagactcaaataaatatgagtcccacatctaataaacaagccaattggttttgtgtgaTATGGGTTTTATTCTTCATACTTGTAagctcaatatatatttccgacatggTATGACATGGTATCTGAGCCACGAACCAAATGGCGGGTTTAACAACTTAAGTGTTTctagatacaagtgacaatgcacccagCCAAAAAATCGGCTAAGCCGAAAGACAGGTTTAACAGTCTAGGtgtttgcacttaagcgggggtgttggagactcaaataaagaagagtcccacatctaataaacttaagtaaaatgtgtggtatataagtgttgtaaattggaccttaacacaagccaattggttttgtgtaatatgagtttcaatcttcacacttgtatgcgcaatatatatttccgacagTTTTGGTTATTGTGGATCGCTATTTATTTGCAGTTGTCTAACTACTTGTTCTTTGATCAGGTGAGCAAGGAATGGTAGATGAGGCACAAAAAGCTTTGGAAGAAGCTGAAGCACTTAAAAAGGTATTAATCTCCAAAATCTTGGTTGATTTTTAAGATTATTGGtctattttttcctgttttggTTCATATCAGTATTTATATCCATGTCTCAAAGTTTTTAtgtgtatttttgtttttgttttttttcagcTTCCTGCAAGACAGGAGCCTGTTCTAGATTCCACCAAGTACACTGCTGCGGACGTGCGCATTGtgagttcattttttttcatgatattTGCATATCACTattcttgtttcttttattatatttggcatCTTACTACTGAAGTGAACAATTTAAATACAGAAATCAAGATAGCGTGATAATCTCTGAGGTGGACTAgtcttaatttttctttagtaTGATGTTCAGCTAATTAGCACGATCTAAGGGGAGTTGGGTCACTTTAGTTTTTGCTGCTTTGTTCAATGAGCTGAGAATTTACAAGCAGTTAGATTAAATGTAATACagtttttgatattaaaaaaatatcactaaTATTTAAACTTCAATTCTAATTAATAAtgtaatgtaatattttttttatctatgtttgtctttaataaaaattgattatttaattcatttttttaatagtttaattgTGATTAGAACATTTTGTAATTCTGtttggtaatatatatatatatatatatatatatatatatatagtctagTTCTAGTTCCATATACACTTAAGCTTCCCATAAGATacaaaaaggtaaaattttattattgttcttgCATGCTAAACTGGTTAGTGACAAGACTCTAGTCAAATGTTGCATTTTTGCTTTCTGGATAATTAAGTTTGAGCTGCTACTTTACAAAAGGTGTtatgtgtttgtttgattttgctATCTGTCATTTCTTACCATTATTAAATCCAATGATGTTTCAGACTGATCAGAAGCTACGTGTTTGTGACATTTGTGGAGCATTTTTGAGCGTTTATGACAGGTAAAAATATTGATCTTGTCTTTCCAAATCACTACTCTGTTATTTTAGCTTTTCTGAGGGCAAGAAAGAATCAGTATTTTGGGGTTTCAAGTGCTTCAGCTTTTGACCCGACTATTATACCTCCTTGTCACCAGCAGGCTTTTGGGCCCAGTTTTACGAGGATAACTTTTGCAGCTAAATAATGTGCGtcatttttctgttttatatGCTTGTGATCATGCTATTGTTAGATAGAACTTTATGGGCAAACTTTGCCATAAAAGTGTCCTACTTGTTGAaagttttcaatatatatagtGAAACATATTGATTTTCCTTGTTACCTTCAGTGATCGTCGCTTAGCAGATCATTTTGGAGGGAAGCTTCATTTAGGTTATATGCAGATCCGTGATAAACTGGCAGAGCTTCAGGTAAGATGAATCTcacaatttaaaagttttttgtGCTACCACTGTTATGTTAGTCCTGTTTGTTGCTAGTTTATGTTGCTTTATAATGGACAAAGTTCTTCTAGGACTTTTTGGGATTCTAAGCATGCTAAACATCCCTTGTAGGCCGTTTTAGCAAAGCCCTTTTATGTTTATGCTATGTGTATAGTGTTATGTTCCTTGTCTGAATGGACCATACTTTGtgtattacatttttttaatatcagtTCTCTCTGTTATCATTTGGAAGCTGATGTAAGTTTTCACTTAATTTCtgataattagatattaaatgAGTTGAAGTTGTTATGGAGGAGTTAGTTGGCGAATTGGATTTCAACTTACCTGTTTTCAATCCATTGTTGGTTACTCCTTTTGTTGAGTTATTCTGAATTTGCATGCAAATTGGACATAATAAACAAAAGTCAAATTATTGTCAATGTGTTTAGTGGgatgttttatgtttatgtgTCGTGTCTTTGGGATGTCCCTGAGCTGGTATTGTGAATATGTTGGTTCAGGTGCTGGTATAATGTATCAAATTCTTCTATAGACTCTCAGTTGGTATACCATCTGTGAGTTTTACTTATCTTGGAGAATGattgcttttgtttttaatttctctcCAGTTTCATAGTGTGGATGAGTCAATGTAGATGTGTCTTTGCTCGATACGTATTGAACTTGAAAGATGCATCACATATTTGGGTCTGACATGGATCAGAAATGTGCCTCATGCATCTTGATCATGAAAAAATAGTCAAGGCTGATTGAATGGTCTGGGGCATGCTTTTTTCTTGCCTTGGTTCCTCTCCATGATCTGGCTGCTGGCTTGATCCTCCATCAGTTAGGGTTCTAGTTCTGGTGTGTTTTGAAGGGGGTGCACTTTCAGATCATAATTGCTAGTAGGCTTTTTGTCAGGAGTATTCCAATGTGTTAAACCACAGTACTCTTCAAACTACTTCCACAATAAGTTCAATAGCTTTTCACTGTCTGGTTATGTGAATTTTTAAGAGTTTCTTGATTGTGTTTAAAGGATATTATCATAGTTCGgtttccaaaaaagaaaaggttgaTATCATAGCAAACGATTATTAAGCTGTATCTTATGTCATATAAATAGTTTTCAGTGGTACTTTATGGGTAATTATTTTGTCAGGAAGAGAGAAACAAGAGTCGCAAAGATCGATATGATGATAGAAGGTAATCTGGGGGAATTATTATagtttttccttatttattttccttaacCAGTCCTTAAAATGCTGTTTTTATTGTATAGATCAAAAGAACAAAGTAAAGATCATGACAGGGCAGCAAGCAAGGATCGTGAAAGGGAAATGGCTGTGAGTCGGGATCGTGATCGTGATCGTGATCGTGACCGAGGAGACAGCCGTGACCGGGTAAGGGATTATGACCGGAGTAGCCGAGATCACGATAGGTATTATGAACGAGACCGTGGATATGATCGAGAGCGTGACCGGGATTCAGATCGCCACCGCAGTTATGATTCAAGAAGTCGGCGAAGATCACGCTCTCGGTCAACAGAACGTTCAAGAGATTATGATCGTCGCAGGTGCTTGCTTCCTTTCATATCAGATTCTAACCAGATATTTGGCTTCTATCTTTCCGTGTAAATTTTTTGATCTGTTACATATAGGGAGCTAAACTAGAGGTTTCTGCTATATAATggtaaaagaaaaatgttggtTATGCACAAGAGTCGGACACCCAATTGGAGACATCACTGAAGcaatattttgattcttttagcattttcatatattaaagCAGAGAATAATTCTGGATAACTGCTACTATAAAATCTTCCTTGCCCTAAACCTTTGTCAAATGTCCTCCGTTCCCCATATCTATCCTTTTGTTTTCAGccttgtttttatgttttaaacacTAGCTTTTGGTGCAGTACTAAAAGTATTTAGCTCCATGTTTAATCTAAGGACAGGGTATCTTGCATATTGACTGACTAATTGAATTGATGCATTTATGTGAAATTTTAAGTGATTTTTCTgatattaattattcttttgcTTATCGTTACCAGGCGACATGACCGGTACTAGGTGATCGTGCTTGAGCAGCAGATGGATATGGATCTGTGTTCTGGTCTAGGTCAGTGAACTTATGTAGGCAAAAGTATGATGATCTTTGTGTGATTTTTCTGATACTTTTAGTGAGTTTGACAGTTCTAATGTTATGGTGGACTAACAACTGCTTCGAAGATTTTGTTGAATTATGTTTGAGAGGTATGCATTTACAACTGTTTTACTATTACTTTATGTCTCAGAGTTTCCTTGAATTTtcgaaatattatatttcactTTGGGAAATTTCAACTTTCCCATTATTTAACTGGTATGCTGGGGGTCCATCATCTCTTTGCGATTAAGTTGGATTAAACGTCTCATTTCTAGCTCTGCGGGTAAGATTAAATTCACAGAACTCTTTGAATCCCACTGAACAGAAGGCGTTTTAAGTTTATTGTGAACTTTGGAATGAGCTGGTAGTTACCAGGTTCCCTCTAGTTGCTTACTGTTGGCAGTGGTCTGTTTCCAACTTGTGAAGGCAAAAGTGTGATCTCTTCACTCTCGTGTAAGtaaattaactttgaaaatgaaatatgaattcatgcattttatgCTTGGGTAGAATCTCTTTGTGCAGCCGACAGGCCTTTTTGgtagaataaattttttggaaaaatgCTAGAATTCTTTTGATCTCATTAAGTGAgaggagaaaaaattaaaaaaaacaaaaacaaaatgttaagtTGAAGGTCAGACTACGAAAAATATTAACGTTATGTCGTCATTGTTAACAGTCAATGAGGGTAGAGTAAGTTGTGAACGTGATGAGCTTTGTTTGGGATCTCATTTTTCTTAACGTTACTTAGTCATTGAACTTGGTATACTGCTCTAGtggaataaatattgaattggATGAAATTAAGTTGTTAATGTGCTGGTTTTGGAAAGGTCTGCCCTTTGGATAGAAagaatataattgtttatttctatataaattgtTACTATTATCGATTACATGTTCTTTAAAACCAATAAGACTGTGATTACTATCGCAgagtattaatttgtatactaatgatgatatgttattatatgattatgagatttctatttaatttaaaaataacatttatatgaaacacatcattattagtatataaatgtttattcattgtttgtatatattctcttactcttaaaaaatgatatcgatgactgtttaaaatgttttaatttgagttttgttttaaaaagtcAGGCATTAAGATTATACTTggattaataatgaatattaatttgtagaTGGTAGACGGCAGAGTGATCAAGGGATTGGATAGGATAGAAAATGTTTGTTTCAATTCAGGTGATGATTTGAGATGAAATTGGGTAGGCCTAGTGAAGACCGACCTTGGTAATTGTTTTGACCAAGcctttgaattcaattcaactcacttgtttcattctttattCAAGAAGGaaattgttttagttaggaGTGGTATGgaatgagttgagtttgagcaGAGCCATCTTAAGTTTAGCCTGAGCATAAAATGACTAATGCAAGATGAGCTTGTAGAAGTCAGAAAGTTGtcatagaaaaagaaaaattgttggaGATGAAAAGTCtttgaataagataaatttgTCAGTTGTGTTCCAGCCATTCAATTCGAGTTGAGTGGGCTTGGCGGGGTTTTGATTTGAAGATACCCCTAATTGAGCTTGAATCATTTACATTGGGTCATGCTACAATTTTATAAAGGGAAAAGGTTTTGGGAtcgaaattaatttataatttaatttgaactctATTTTATTCCTCGTCCCTAATTTTAATAGCTTTTAAGGTAATAATGGATACAATGTCAGATTAGTTGCCCTCTTTATATATCCTATGTACTTTTTGTTATAAGTATCATTTAGTAGAAGATGAGAGGAATCAATATCCAAGTGATACATTATTAAGATGAAGTAATATtacgtatatttattttgaatatataaaagagtatatatttatatttattattattatataattgaatattattttatcattaattcaaaattattcaatcatatgataatatatatattattgtttactcatttgtatatttaaagtggGTATGAATAAGACAGGTGAgaaatacttaaatttaaaaaaaaacaaaaacactttACTTActcaaaacattatttttgtaatcattatataaacaattatcGATTTTGTCGCACATTATCTTACgaagataaaatattacatgTACAAAATAATGGATATCTATGAATATCTATaggtattaataaaatgacatatcatcatttgatatggtaatttaattgattattttctttaattaaaaattattaattatataataacatatggATTTGTATATgcttattattatgataaaaagaaaaatgaaaggaaaacaaacagcaaaatttataaatactcaaaacatttACGTAGAAATCCAAACACGGGAAAATctacattataatattttaatccaAACACGGTGCATTATAATAAATCACACCAATACTTGAATTGTcgttagaaataaaataatattttaattatataataataatatattattatcaatatttgtatttgtatttatgcccgtaattagtatataaattattacttggACATTTGTAgtaaacaacattaaataagCATAAGCTGCATAAAGCTAACGAGATTCTACATGgtattgatattaaattttacaGTGAAttgcattaattattaaaaaagataaataaaagagaaacaaagatTTATCACAATCTGTTTATTATCCCCCTGCCAATTGAATGGTATCAACTCTTACTCGTTTcttataaacaatatttattaCAGCCTCATCTATGATTTTCCTATATTAAACGGTATCAAAGCATAAACCCACTACATTTGTCCTGTGTCAGTCCGTCTCTCACTGATTTTCCTGTGGTTCCCAGTCATAATCAGAACTCGAATACACAACAACAATTCTGAATGAAGAAGGTCAATTTCATGACACATCTGTTCTTAACTATTATATTCCATTATACTgcaagttttatatataaactggGGAAATATAAGAAACTGTGTAGGAATAATTGGCTCTTTGCCGCCttcattaaattgaaatagaaTATGATACCATAATTCTGTGATTACACAGAGCTCAATGGCTTTCACCATTCTTAAAGCTCAGGCAGTTTTTACACCCCATAATACAAATCGATCTCCGGAAGCAATGCCATGAACTTCTGGCTGAATTTCAACTGATGCCAATGAATTTCCGGAATGTCTTGACATATTCAAACCTCTTGCTCTGAGCTTCAGTTCGGGCGCTTGACGCCTTGAAGCTCTGATAAAGATTCTTATGGTGCTTTAAGAACTCGCTTTTATACATCCACTTGTCTATGAACATGTTATGCTCTTTCATGTAATCTATGACCTCCATCACTCTCTCAAAGTAACCACCTTGAAGAAAGTTAAGCAGCAGAATCTCGAGGAGATCACTGTTCAATGCTAAAGAGCCAGTTGCCATGTTCCTTTTAATGTCACCCCACAAGATTGTAATATCACGATACATTTCCAAAGAAGAGTATCCATAAGCTAAATAAGCAAATGTCTCTACTGTCGGTTGGATTTTCATTTCCTGCATTCTTCGGTATATCTTCAAAACATCGTCTATCATTTTGCCCTTGCAGAAAAAGAAGATAGAAGAATTGAGTTCATAAACCATACAAGGAACTGCCTTTTCCTTCTCCCTCATTTCTCGAACTAAAGACTGAGCTAGACGTGATCTACCTACTGATGGATTTGTGCTTGAGATGGCCCCTTCATCAGAAAAGTTTACAGCCAAACCAGCCGCCTTCATTTGGGTAGATAGTGCCTCTGCCTCCCTAAACATTTTTAACTTGTAATAAGCTCTTAGGAGTGATATGTATGTTGTAGAACCCATCGGATAACCAGCTGATTTCATGTCATCCAAGATGTCGTGAGCAGTCTCTGGCAAACCTATTTGAATAAAAGCACCAATCACATCGGAACACAGAGTAAATCCCTCCAATGAATTATTTTCCTTCTGAATGCTTAACAAGAGCTTTGAAAACTCACTAATCTTCCCATACTTCTTGTAACCATTAATGAGCTTGGCTAGAGCCCGGTTACTAAGGAGAAGTTTCCCATTTCTGAAGAGAACGAGCTCCTGGTGACCTTCTATTTTGAGGATGGAATCCTTCTCTAGTAGCTCAGGCATAATCTGTATCTTCAATCCATTCCTCAGGTTGGGAGAACCTATTGGAACAAGGCAAGGTTTTTGAAAGcctttcataattttttgatcCGGAAGAGAGTTTCGATATCTATTCATATCAAATACAAGCTCAGAAGCTGCATCGATATCATCAAACTTAAAATACAAACTCAAAAGACAATCATAAAACTGCCTGTAATGCTGCAGAAATGGAAATGATACTCTATCAATGTAGTCTTTGAATTTTTTCAGCTCATCCCTCTGACCATTCATTTTGTGAATCTGGGCAATAATAACAATTGTGTGAGCATCAGCAATGACCCCAGTCTGTGACATAAGTTCCATAATATGTTGGCCTTTAAGAGATGATCCAAATTTCACACAAGCATCCAACACAAGGTTAAAGATCATTGTATCAGGTTTGATCAACTTTGCATAATTACTTCTTTCAGCACTTAAAAGTAGGAAACAATCACACATCTGAATCAAGAGATTTGATGCAATACATGTCCCAATTTCAGTCTTCACCATATGCAGAAAAACCAACTGCAACACATTCATAGCTGGTAGATTTTTATTCTCCAAAATCAGTCTAAGAATCATCGAGGCAGGGATAGGCATCTGAGCTCTTGCCAGAGAGAGAGTCAGCTTTGCTAGGACGTCAAGCTGAAGCAAATTCGGTTTCTctttcaagattttaaaaaccaaaacacaAGCTTTTTTTAACCACTGTGACTCAGATGAGTAAGACAACTCGGCAACAAACTTATTAACAAGTGAATTCTCAGGAAAACCATGCAATCTCTTTAAGTTATCAAAAGTTTCCCAAGCTTCATCAACTTTATGACTCTTCAGTGTTAATTCAAGTTTTCTCAGTAAAACTTCTCGAGATGTACCTTCCCAACATAATTTTTCAGGCACAACACTACCAGCGCAAAAGCATCGGGCACTCCAAACATATTTACACAATCCAGTCAATGCTAGAGACCTTCCACACCCATTGTTAACAAGCACCAGTTTCGTCGAAATTAATCCCAGAGAACAACTCATCAGAAACCAGGATTGCACCAATCTCTTTCTTGCCAATGTTAATGCCATTGAGACACACCATCATTACATCAAAACCACGAGTCCCACTAACCCCATTCCCAAAACCTAAAATCAACAAAGAATTCAcgttatttcaattaatttctaGCTTTTCAAGACCAAAAAAGGAACCCAGAAGCTTATCTTCCATAACTGTATCAAACAAACTTACCCAgaactaaaattatgaaagttCAAACTGCAAAGAAtctgttaaaaagaaaatataatctgaataattttatatgaataattaacaggatatattcttaaaaaatatagcgataatgaataaaatgaaaaattaaatccgATAAAATGCTATATTTTATCACATGATTTgtaatgacaataataataacaaggacgaaaattttttgttccagacacagttaaaaaaaaaaaactaaataaagcTTCAATGATTGAAAAGAACTtgcaaaattttagaaaataaaccaattttcatccattttttgtttgtgaattcgaaaaatgaaaataaaggaaaataaataaaaacctgttgaagtttgaaaaaactgCCGGGAAACTTGCCGGCGTCAAGGCTGAGTTTGTGGCGGATTTTTTCGCAGTAGAGCAGTTCTAACTTTTGTATACGGCACACAGCATAAAGCGATGGCTAATCTTTACGTGCGTGACAGAGTGGTGTACGGAATCCTTGGTTACTCGGGCGGCGGCCCACCGCCCTGCTCGGCGAATGTCAATTATTACAGAAGCGGAAAGCTGGGCGCGATTTCTTCAGTGCGAGTTTAGTTCAGTTCAGTTCCTCTGTGCAGCgatcttaaaatttttgtttggtCAAAACCTGTTTCCCCCTGAACTTTGATGAAATCACTTTCTACCCTCTTAATTTCCCATCGTCGTCCGTCTTACCCATTTTACAATTACCAATATGTCTTTACCAATATTacaatttataacttaaatccTTGAAAACTAAAAACCAAATCAACTTGACACGTAAacccttgaaaaaaaaaaaaacaattcgtAGAGCAAAAGTGAATGAAACGGCCATGGGCAAAAAGGAGATTGTCTTTGACGAAAATTAAAGAATTGCAACAAAGTTAGAGAACACAATTATAACTAGAAGAGAGAGACAAGACACAATCACCGATTAGTTTAAAAGGTGGATTGCTAGAACTGACAACAAGAAGAGGTAAAAGGTATACGTTATATGAATGATTACAAATGTCTAATTAGATCAAtctaatttattgattaattgaaCCTTAAACTTCAATCAAGATCCGACTTAACTTAGAATTAacctaattaaattttaaacattgaTCCAAACTAAACTAACCACCTTGATTAAGCCAATTTGATACTAAACaacatattatcataaaatatgaaagataaactaaaattgaattCCTTCAATATTGTTATTACATTTGAGTgatcaaaattttttacaaatcaaaGCTTTTCACATATTCCATAAACCCTAATTAGACCCGCTTCACCCACTT belongs to Mangifera indica cultivar Alphonso chromosome 2, CATAS_Mindica_2.1, whole genome shotgun sequence and includes:
- the LOC123207274 gene encoding pentatricopeptide repeat-containing protein At4g17616; protein product: MALTLARKRLVQSWFLMSCSLGLISTKLVLVNNGCGRSLALTGLCKYVWSARCFCAGSVVPEKLCWEGTSREVLLRKLELTLKSHKVDEAWETFDNLKRLHGFPENSLVNKFVAELSYSSESQWLKKACVLVFKILKEKPNLLQLDVLAKLTLSLARAQMPIPASMILRLILENKNLPAMNVLQLVFLHMVKTEIGTCIASNLLIQMCDCFLLLSAERSNYAKLIKPDTMIFNLVLDACVKFGSSLKGQHIMELMSQTGVIADAHTIVIIAQIHKMNGQRDELKKFKDYIDRVSFPFLQHYRQFYDCLLSLYFKFDDIDAASELVFDMNRYRNSLPDQKIMKGFQKPCLVPIGSPNLRNGLKIQIMPELLEKDSILKIEGHQELVLFRNGKLLLSNRALAKLINGYKKYGKISEFSKLLLSIQKENNSLEGFTLCSDVIGAFIQIGLPETAHDILDDMKSAGYPMGSTTYISLLRAYYKLKMFREAEALSTQMKAAGLAVNFSDEGAISSTNPSVGRSRLAQSLVREMREKEKAVPCMVYELNSSIFFFCKGKMIDDVLKIYRRMQEMKIQPTVETFAYLAYGYSSLEMYRDITILWGDIKRNMATGSLALNSDLLEILLLNFLQGGYFERVMEVIDYMKEHNMFIDKWMYKSEFLKHHKNLYQSFKASSARTEAQSKRFEYVKTFRKFIGIS
- the LOC123207291 gene encoding luc7-like protein; translated protein: MDAMRKQLDVLMGANRNGDVREVNRKYYDRDVCRLFLAGLCPHELFQLTKMDMGPCPKVHSLQLRKEYEEAKAKGTDNYDRELEDAIDRLIVECDRKIGRALKRLEDDDAKAAIAISVSEVTQTPEVLELSKQIKEKLKEADQYDFEGKTDFKIRALEVVEELRTKRADKQSMLLLDAFNKDRASLPQPLQNPPPLAPLPIPAPDARTQEMINEKLKKAEDLGEQGMVDEAQKALEEAEALKKLPARQEPVLDSTKYTAADVRITDQKLRVCDICGAFLSVYDSDRRLADHFGGKLHLGYMQIRDKLAELQEERNKSRKDRYDDRRSKEQSKDHDRAASKDREREMAVSRDRDRDRDRDRGDSRDRVRDYDRSSRDHDRYYERDRGYDRERDRDSDRHRSYDSRSRRRSRSRSTERSRDYDRRRRHDRY